The following are from one region of the Salvia hispanica cultivar TCC Black 2014 chromosome 1, UniMelb_Shisp_WGS_1.0, whole genome shotgun sequence genome:
- the LOC125187452 gene encoding uncharacterized protein At1g66480-like, producing MGNGIAGLKKKRAEVMTIDGQTFKVKPPATAADVLRDYSAAHVLLESEQVKRHGIRAQHLRPEQGLKPGKIYFLVEMPKFPEARTTRRAKSLPHKSSAIERLEGMMLRQKSAVHVGSGSGSGPVRVKMTLPRAEIEKLMRESKDEAEVGQRILDFCLQNKPV from the coding sequence ATGGGAAACGGCATAGCAGGATTGAAGAAGAAACGGGCCGAGGTTATGACAATCGACGGCCAAACATTCAAGGTGAAGCCGCCGGCGACGGCGGCCGACGTGCTCCGAGATTACTCGGCGGCCCACGTCTTGCTGGAGTCGGAACAAGTGAAGAGGCACGGAATTCGGGCCCAGCACCTTCGGCCCGAACAGGGCCTCAAGCCCGGGAAGATTTATTTCCTTGTGGAAATGCCTAAGTTTCCCGAGGCCCGGACTACTAGACGGGCCAAGTCTCTGCCGCATAAAAGCAGTGCTATAGAAAGGCTTGAGGGCATGATGCTTAGACAGAAATCAGCTGTTCATGtgggctcgggctcgggctcggggCCCGTGAGGGTCAAAATGACGCTTCCGCGGGCCGAGATTGAGAAATTGATGAGAGAGAGTAAGGATGAAGCGGAGGTGGGGCAGAggattcttgatttttgtttgCAAAATAAGCCCGTTTGA
- the LOC125202612 gene encoding U-box domain-containing protein 4-like gives MALEDSSHCHLTDADTAAAASSPSSTVSHTLLLLHSDDLHARMDAAREIRRLTKTSQRYRRHFSVSIAPLVQMLRSQSADANVAALAALLNLAVKDDLNKVKIMEAGALEPIIDFLQSEHVTLQEHAAAALITLSAYPINKPIISASGAIPLLVDILAHGSSQAKYDAVLALYNLSTHPDTLNEILQMDPIPPLVNLLKSCKKSSKTVEKCTALIDSLMGFEEGRAALTSEEGGILAVVEVLESGSLQSREHTVGALLTMCQSNRAKYREPILREGVIPGLLELTVQGTPKSQPKAQMLLCLLRDTPYPRSELQPDTLENIMCNIISQIEGEDQLGKAKQMLAEMVQVSMEQSLRHLQKRALICTPADLPINSCGSEVPTK, from the exons ATGGCGCTCGAAGATAGCAGCCACTGCCACCTCACCGACGCCGATACTGCCGCTGCTGCTTCGAGCCCTTCCTCCACCGTCAGCCACacgctcctcctcctccactcCGACGATCTCCACGCCAGGATGGACGCGGCCAGGGAGATTCGCCGCCTCACCAAGACCTCGCAGCGCTACCGCCGCCACTTCTCCGTCTCCATCGCGCCGCTCGTCCAAATGCTCCGCTCCCAATCCGCCGACGCCAACGTCGCCGCGCTTGCCGCGCTGCTCAATCTCGCCGTCAAGGACGATTT aaacaaagtgaaaataatGGAAGCTGGTGCACTAGAACCAATAATTGACTTCCTTCAGTCTGAGCACGTTACTCTACAAGAGCACGCAGCTGCAGCCTTGATCACTCTGTCTGCATATCCTATCAACAAGCCGATCATTAGTGCTTCTGGTGCAATTCCGCTGCTTGTAGACATTTTGGCACATGGGAGTTCACAAGCTAAATATGATGCCGTATTGGCTCTTTACAACCTATCTACTCATCCAGACACACTCAACGAGATCCTTCAAATGGATCCAATTCCTCCATTGGTTAATTTGCTTAAGTCCTGTAAAAAGTCTTCCAAAACCGTGGAAAAGTGCACTGCTTTGATAGATTCTTTGATGGGTTTTGAGGAAGGAAGAGCAGCCCTCACATCTGAAGAGGGGGGCATACTTGCCGTTGTAGAGGTCCTCGAGAGTGGGTCACTGCAAAGTCGGGAACACACAGTTGGAGCTCTTTTGACCATGTGCCAGAGCAACCGTGCAAAGTATAGAGAACCAATACTTAGAGAAGGAGTAATCCCCGGGCTTCTTGAGCTAACTGTTCAAGGAACGCCAAAGTCCCAACCGAAAGCTCAAATGCTCTTATGTCTGCTGAGGGACACTCCATATCCGAGGTCTGAGCTTCAACCCGACACGCTGGAGAACATCATGTGCAACATAATATCTCAGATTGAAGGGGAGGATCAATTAGGAAAAGCAAAACAAATGCTCGCTGAGATGGTACAAGTCAGCATGGAGCAGAGTTTACGACACTTGCAGAAGAGGGCGCTCATATGCACCCCAGCTGATCTACCTATTAACAGCTGCGGTTCTGAAGTTCCAACTAAATGA
- the LOC125202056 gene encoding putative transcription factor bHLH086, which produces MAQNESAMAIIQASAFYDQDFGGPSLLHAPSNSYEPESPEKAAKMSNSSTVSSPSSTNSNSVITFKPNFIHANAGSFLSFDRVMPRKLLMGDEEQDHYPPMWEGDHEMMHYLSSNNHGAGEWLNDHEASGVTNGGVEIEPASNKRPSTGENLQGAKKKQCVVAAKKAKPTKAASESKDPQSVAAKNRRERISERLKILQELVPNGSKVDLVTMLEKATSYVKFLQLQVKVLATDEFWPAQGGKAPDLSQVREAIDAILASQRDRKSASK; this is translated from the exons ATGGCTCAGAACGAGTCAGCCATGGCCATAATCCAAGCCAGCGCCTTCTACGACCAAGACTTCGGTGGCCCGTCCTTGCTCCACGCTCCATCAAACTCGTACGAGCCCGAGAGCCCCGAGAAGGCAGCCAAGATGAGCAACTCCTCCACGGTCTCGAGCCCCAGCAGCACCAACTCAAACTCCGTCATCACCTTCAAGCCCAACTTCATCCATGCCAACGCGGGATCGTTCCTCAGCTTCGACCGAGTGATGCCAAGGAAATTATTGATGGGGGACGAAGAGCAAGATCACTATCCCCCCATGTGGGAAGGTGATCATGAAATGATGCATTACCTTAGCTCGAATAATCACGGGGCGGGGGAGTGGCTCAACGATCATGAGGCTAGCGGGGTTACGAATGGTGGTGTGGAGATTGAACCAGCCAGCAACAAACGCCCTTCTACG GGAGAGAATCTGCAAGGCGCGAAGAAGAAACAATGCGTTGTTGCTGCAAAGAAGGCCAAACCCACCAAGGCTGCTTCGGAATCCAAAGATCCGCAAAGTGTTGCAGCTAAG AATCGAAGGGAACGGATCAGCGAACGCCTAAAGATACTTCAAGAACTCGTTCCTAACGGTTCCAAG GTTGATCTTGTTACGATGCTAGAAAAGGCAACCAGCTATGTCAAGTTTCTTCAGCTGCAAGTGAAG GTATTGGCTACTGATGAATTTTGGCCGGCGCAAGGGGGGAAAGCACCGGACCTGTCACAAGTTCGGGAAGCTATTGATGCAATTCTTGCATCACAAAGAGACCGGAAATCCGCTTCCAAATGA